ATGCCGGGCGGGCAACTACAATATCTGCCAGCAGATCGGCTTCCACGGATTGATGTCCGACGGCGGAATGGCCGAGTACACGGTAGTGCCCACGAACATGATTCACGCACTCCCCGCGAACGTCTCGATGGAGTTGGGGGCGCTCGTCGAACCGATGTCCGTCGCCTATCACGCTGCAACTCTCGGTGAACCGAAACCCGACGATACCGCCATGGTTTTCGGCGCCGGACCGATCGGAATCGGTCTCTGGTTCGCTCTCCGTGGCAAGGGACTCGAAGACGTCTACGTGGTGGAGCCCTCGCCCACCCGTCGCGCATCGATCGAGGCTCTGGGCGCCAAAACGCTCGACCCTTTGGCCGTCGACGTGCCGGCCTTCATCGCCGACAACACCGACGGCCGCGGCGCCGACGCGATCTACGATGCGGCAGGCGTGCAACCCGCCGTCGAGACGGCCCTGGGGTGCATCGGTGCCCGCAAACCGCTGATCAGTGTCGCGATCTACGAAAAGCCTTTGATGACACCACTTCAGAAGATCGTGATGAACGAGTCTCGCATTCAAGGCTCGCTGTGCTACACCTCGGCGGACTACGACGCGGTCATCGATCTCATGTCGCAGGGCAAATACGACACGACCGGTTGGGTGGACAAGATCGCACTCGAATCCGTCATCGACGACGGATTCGAAGCGTTGCACGCGGGTACGAAGATGAAGGTGCTCGTCGATCCGAACGAAGGTGCGGCATGAGCGTTGCACTGATCACCGGCGCGGGCCAAGGCATCGGTCGCGGAATCGCACTTCGACTCGCCCATGACGGGCACGACATCGCGCTGGTCGACCTGGACGAGGCCAAGATTCTCGGTGTCGCCGACGAGGTCCGCGAGATCGGCAGGAAGGCAACCATATTCGTCGCCGATGTCAGCGATCGGGACCAGGTGTTCGCGGCGGTGGATCATGCGCACGAGGCGCTCGGTGGGTTCGACGTGATGATCAACAATGCCGGAATTGCGCAGGTTGCTCCTCTCGATGACGTTCGTCCGGAGGATACGAGGAAAATCTGGGCGGTCAACGTCGACGGTGTGCTGTGGGGAATCCAAGCTGCTGCAGCGAAATTCAGGTCGTTGCAGCAGAAGGGCAAGATCGTCAACGCGTCGTCCATCGCAGGTCATGACGGCTTCGCGATGCTCGGGGTCTACAGCGCCACCAAGTTTGCGGTCCGCGCGCTTACCCAGACCGCCGCGAAGGAGTACGCGGCGCACGGCATCACCGTCAACGCGTATTGCCCGGGAGTTGTCGGGACCGACATGTGGGTGACCATCGACAAACGGTTCGCCGAACTCACCGGTGCGGCCGAAGGGGAAACCTACGATAAATTCGTCGGCGGAATCGCGCTCGGACGCGCGCAGACACCCGAAGACGTCGCAGCATTCGTGTCCTACCTGTCCGGTCCCGATTCGGACTACATGACAGGGCAAGCCGCCCTCATCGACGGTGGTCTCGTTTTCCGCTGATCCCCTCGGCGTGCGTCGACGGTGTTGCAAAGCCTTTGGCTCGCGTGCAAGCGCACGCGGCAACAGCGCGCCACCTTGTGCGCACCCGAGGGTGCGCACAAGGTGGCGAAGCTACTTCAGGTGATGTACTTCCTGCAGACTCTCGCGTGCTGCGGAATCCGAGTGACCCATGTCTTCGACGAGCACCACCACGATGTTCGTCTCACCTTCGGGCCGCTGCCCAGTGTCGAGTCACACGCTGGGGGCTAGAACGGGACATCACCGGTGATCGTCACGCGCTGCATCGTGCGGGGATCAGGGTAGTAGTCACCGCACGCATAGTGCTGTGTCGCACGGTTGTCCCAGAATGCGACGGAACCGGGCTCCCAGTGAAAGCGGCACTGGTACTC
This region of Rhodococcus sp. PAMC28707 genomic DNA includes:
- a CDS encoding 2,3-butanediol dehydrogenase: MRAAVYYGPNKVEIADVPEPSPGEGQVKLKVGYNGICGTDLHEYYAGPIFIPTEPHPLTGQKLPLVLGHEFSGTVTEVGKGVTGTKIGDRVAIEPLYRCGHCGPCRAGNYNICQQIGFHGLMSDGGMAEYTVVPTNMIHALPANVSMELGALVEPMSVAYHAATLGEPKPDDTAMVFGAGPIGIGLWFALRGKGLEDVYVVEPSPTRRASIEALGAKTLDPLAVDVPAFIADNTDGRGADAIYDAAGVQPAVETALGCIGARKPLISVAIYEKPLMTPLQKIVMNESRIQGSLCYTSADYDAVIDLMSQGKYDTTGWVDKIALESVIDDGFEALHAGTKMKVLVDPNEGAA
- a CDS encoding acetoin reductase, producing the protein MSVALITGAGQGIGRGIALRLAHDGHDIALVDLDEAKILGVADEVREIGRKATIFVADVSDRDQVFAAVDHAHEALGGFDVMINNAGIAQVAPLDDVRPEDTRKIWAVNVDGVLWGIQAAAAKFRSLQQKGKIVNASSIAGHDGFAMLGVYSATKFAVRALTQTAAKEYAAHGITVNAYCPGVVGTDMWVTIDKRFAELTGAAEGETYDKFVGGIALGRAQTPEDVAAFVSYLSGPDSDYMTGQAALIDGGLVFR